Proteins from one Bacteriovorax sp. BAL6_X genomic window:
- a CDS encoding Stp1/IreP family PP2C-type Ser/Thr phosphatase — protein sequence MEIICAGVSDIGRKRETNQDSIYVGNSSKLYVVADGMGGHSGGELASTMAIKYVAEKVKELKSSDTDKSSVLKDSVHYANEKIKKYADEEPSLKGMGTTVVGILFGQDKASIANVGDSRAYVITQGQIFQLTKDHSVIQEKINFGIYTRQQAANDPNKNYLSRTVGFESGIEVDIYDYKPTKGDIFLLCSDGLHGKLSDEDILFIINDMIKKNDELSHQLIHDCAQTLVRQANEHGGQDNISVILAVVN from the coding sequence ATGGAAATTATTTGTGCCGGCGTATCAGATATTGGACGCAAAAGAGAGACCAACCAAGATTCAATTTATGTTGGAAATTCAAGTAAACTCTATGTCGTGGCAGATGGCATGGGAGGACACTCAGGCGGCGAACTGGCCTCAACGATGGCCATCAAATACGTTGCAGAAAAAGTGAAAGAACTCAAATCATCTGACACTGATAAATCTTCGGTCCTTAAAGATTCTGTTCATTATGCTAACGAAAAAATTAAAAAATATGCTGATGAAGAACCATCCCTAAAAGGAATGGGAACAACAGTTGTTGGAATTCTATTTGGCCAAGATAAAGCAAGTATTGCAAATGTTGGAGACTCACGTGCTTACGTCATCACTCAAGGACAAATTTTTCAATTAACAAAAGACCATTCTGTCATCCAAGAGAAAATTAATTTTGGAATCTATACTCGCCAACAAGCCGCTAATGATCCAAATAAGAATTACCTGTCTCGAACAGTCGGGTTTGAGTCAGGAATCGAAGTCGATATTTATGATTACAAACCAACTAAGGGAGATATCTTTCTTCTTTGCTCAGATGGACTTCATGGAAAGCTAAGCGACGAAGATATCCTGTTTATCATTAATGATATGATAAAAAAGAACGACGAACTAAGTCATCAACTCATTCACGACTGTGCGCAAACTCTTGTTAGGCAGGCCAATGAGCACGGTGGACAAGACAATATATCTGTAATTTTAGCTGTAGTTAATTAA
- a CDS encoding M23 family metallopeptidase, translated as MSRFYTIMVIPEKEKGVKSFRIPRVIFNSVLFFIVIIVAVIGILTFDYIKILKQVYENRHLSIENRQLKEQIQLFNMKLNTLTDDIERIQKIESKLRVISGFKDFDLTKPVMQNSGDNEAQEGDHGHSHSAPSDPSRNPQSVLIPQRDQELMNKVKSELIDLKNVEEFSDINDLYERKIATNFGLTSGYSFTKEWSSLIKQSFKLAENFAFFDYRYSILRKISGDLEIRVNELDQFLLDRESFLRSTPTLLPARGWITSYYGPRMSHYSKRVKMHEGLDVGAPIGTVILAPADGIVKTSKKNYGFGNHVEIDHGYGITTVYGHNSENIVVKGQKVKRGQPIAKVGNSGLSTGPHLHYEIRINGTPVDPLYYVLD; from the coding sequence TTGAGTCGTTTTTACACAATTATGGTAATTCCTGAAAAGGAGAAGGGAGTTAAGTCATTTCGCATTCCACGAGTGATCTTTAACTCAGTTCTATTTTTCATCGTTATCATTGTAGCAGTTATAGGTATTCTTACTTTTGACTATATTAAAATTCTTAAACAAGTTTACGAAAACCGTCACCTAAGCATTGAGAACCGTCAACTTAAAGAGCAAATTCAACTCTTTAATATGAAACTCAATACATTAACAGATGATATTGAACGTATTCAAAAAATTGAAAGTAAGTTGAGAGTAATCTCTGGTTTTAAAGATTTTGATCTAACAAAACCTGTGATGCAAAACTCTGGTGATAACGAGGCCCAAGAAGGCGATCACGGCCATAGTCACTCGGCCCCTTCAGACCCTTCTCGTAATCCTCAGTCTGTTCTCATCCCCCAACGAGACCAGGAGTTAATGAATAAAGTTAAATCTGAGCTAATTGATCTTAAAAATGTTGAGGAATTTAGTGACATTAATGATCTTTACGAGCGAAAGATCGCAACAAACTTTGGTTTAACTTCTGGTTATAGCTTTACAAAAGAATGGAGTAGCTTAATTAAACAAAGTTTTAAGTTAGCTGAAAACTTTGCGTTTTTTGATTATCGGTATTCAATACTACGCAAGATTTCAGGTGATTTAGAGATTCGTGTAAATGAGCTCGATCAATTCCTACTTGATCGCGAATCTTTTTTAAGATCAACACCGACGCTTTTGCCAGCACGTGGTTGGATTACTTCTTACTACGGGCCTCGTATGAGTCACTATTCAAAACGAGTAAAAATGCATGAAGGCCTAGATGTTGGAGCACCTATTGGTACCGTTATTCTTGCACCTGCAGACGGTATCGTTAAAACATCAAAGAAAAATTACGGTTTTGGAAACCACGTTGAAATAGATCATGGATACGGTATAACTACAGTTTACGGACATAATTCAGAAAACATCGTTGTAAAAGGCCAAAAGGTCAAACGGGGGCAGCCAATTGCAAAAGTTGGTAAC